The Vibrio agarivorans genome contains the following window.
TGCGTCACTTTTTTCAATGTCGGTAATGTGAGTGTTGAACTTCACCGACAGCTTCCCTTGAGCTTCAAGTTGGTGAATGATTCCTTGTGTTAATTGCGCCGGAGACAGCCAACCCCCGAGAGGGTAGAAGACACTCTCCATATCGACATTTGCGCCCACTTGCTGATTAGTTTGTTGTGGGTCTAGCGCCCTTATCAATTGCGAATCAAATTGACCTTGCACTGTTTTTTCAAGCTTTTGCTTTGCTGTTTCATCCCAAATCAACTGCGTGACACCACACCAATCGTGATCAAAGTGAAACTCGTTCGCCATTTGCTGTGCAAATTGTCTAGCGTAGAGAAACGCCGGAGCAAAAACACGAGAAACACCTTCGTGTGTTCCATTAAGAAGAGGGTAAACCGCCCCTTGACGATTGCCAGAAGCGGCTTGAGCAGGGCACTCATCTTTGCAGTACAGGGTCACTTTTGCGCCGCGACGAGTCAGAGACTTAGCCAATGTCGCAGAAGCAATACCGCCGCCAATCAGCGCAATATCTAAACCAGCATCAGTTGTGGAGGCACCTTGATAGTGGAACCAAGGTTGGGTATTTCCCGGTTGATTTCGTGCTTCAAACGAGCCCGCCAGCATTTCACGCTTGGTGCCAAAGCCTTTGACTTTTTTCATGCTGAATCCGGCTTCGATTAAGCCGCGACGAACAAAACCTGCGGCTGTGAAGGTCGCACAAGTTGCATGCGCTTTAGCGAGGTTTGCCATGCCATTAAATAGGGTTTGGTTCCACATTTCAGGGTTTTTGCTTGGGGCAAAACCGTCTAAAAACCAAGCGTCAACAATACCGTGCTGAGTGGTTGGTACAAGTGGCATACAGTCTTTAATATCACCAAACCATAAGTCGAGCGTGATGGCACCATCCGCCAACACGATTCGGTGGCATTCAGGTACGGCTATCGGATAGTGAGCTTGTAGCTGCGCAGCATATTGTGCAAGTTCAGGCCATGCTTGGTGCGCTTTGATGAGGTCATCAAGCTTGACTGGGAATTTTTCAAAGCTAATGAAGTGCAGCTCTTTCACCGCAGACTCTGGGTGCTTGGCTCTAAACTGTTCAAACGCTTGCCAAGTGGCAAGAAAGTTAAGCCCAGTACCGAACCCTGTTTCAGCGACGACAAAGCGGCGTTGTTCACACGATTGCCATCTTGTTGGGAGATGATTCTGTTCAATAAAAACATAGCGCGTCTCTTCTAAGCCATTAACGTTAGAAAAGTACACATCGTCAAAATGGTCAGAAACAGGTGTGCCGGCTTCATTCCAGCCCAGTTGTGCGTTGGTGATAGATGTCATAATGTAGGTGTTTAGGCAAGCAATGGCCTAATTGTACTCGCAACTTAACGTGTGAGCTAGATCCACAAAACCAAGTTGTTAGAGTAAAAACCTTATGACAGGCGGCAAAGGGGACGGAAAGCTGACCACTTTGCTTTGTTAACTTCGTTATTATCTAGCGGATTTTAGAATTTTTAGGAAATGTTCATGAAACGAGTCGTCATCACCGGTATGGGTATTGTATCGAGTATCGGTAACAACGTTGAAGAAGTGCTTGCGTCGTTGAAAGCAGGGAAGTCAGGTATCACAGCTTCTGAGCAGTTTAAAGAGCAAGGTCTACGTTCTCAGGTGTGGGGTAATCTAAAGATGAACCCAGCTGAGCATATCGATCGTAAGAAAATGCGCTTTATGGGTGATGCGGCAGCGTATGCGTACCTTTCAATGGAGCAGGCGATTGCTGACTCTGGCCTAACAGATGAGCAAGTTTCTAACGAACGCACTGGTATTGTCGCTGGCTCTGGTGGTGCTTCTTCGCTGAACCAAGTGGCAGCGGTAGATATTTTGCGTGAGAAAGGCGTGAAGCGTGTTGGTCCTTACATGGTACCTCGTACAATGGCTTCAACGGTCTCTGCGTGTTTGGCGACACCATTTAAGATTCGTGGTGTGAACTACTCAATGAGCTCTGCATGTGCGACTTCAGCGCACTGTATTGGCCATGCGATGGAACTGATTCAACTTGGCAAGCAAGATGTTGTGTTTGCCGGAGGTGGTGAAGAGCTAGATTGGTCACTAACCATGATGTTTGACGCAATGGGTGCACTGTCTACAAAATACAACGATAACCCAGAGCAAGCATCACGTACTTATGATGCGAACCGAGACGGTTTCGTTATCTCTGGCGGTGGCGGCATGCTGGTGGTTGAAGAACTTGAACATGCATTGGCGCGTGGCGCGAAGATCTACGGTGAGATCGTCGGTTATGGTGCAACCTCTGATGGCTATGACATGGTGGCTCCATCGGGTGAGGGTGCGATCCGTTGTATGAAGATGGCAATGCAAGAAGTGGATGGTGTGGATTACGTCAATACACACGGCACATCGACTCCTGTTGGTGATGTGAAAGAGCTAGGCGCTATTCAAGAAGTCTTCGGTGGCAATAGCCCTGCAATTTCAGCAACCAAAGCGATGACTGGTCATGCGCTCGGTGCTGCGGGTGTACATGAAGCGATTTATTCAACGTTAATGCTTGAGCATGGTTTTATTGCTCCAAGCATCAATGTAGAGCAACTGGATGAAGCGGCTGAAGGTCTTGATATTGTAACGCAAGCGCGTGAAGCAGAACTGACGACAGTGATGTCAAATAGCTTTGGTTTTGGTGGTACAAACGCCACATTGGTTATTAAGAAATACCAAGGCTAAACCTGTTTCCAGAGCGGACCAGCCTCGCTGGTCGAACAGACGCAGACTCTGTCCCAAGGAGAGCGGGACAGAATCCTTTTGTTCTGGATGATTGCCCGGCTATATGCCGGGCTTTTTTATAGACAGCTTGCAATGAATTTTGCACAATCTCTCTACTGCCAATATAGAAATAAAAAATATTATGAAAATTATTGTCGATGAGAACATGCCTTATGCAGAGGCGTTGTTTAGTCAAATCGGTGACGTGGTGTTAATGCCCGGCCGTGACCTTTGTGCGGACGATTTAGTCGATGCGGATGCTTTGATGATCCGCTCTGTCACTAAAGTCAACGCAGAGTTAGTCGCTAAAGCAGACAAGTTGAAGTTTGTCGGTACTGCGACCGCAGGCATGGATCATGTTGATCAAGCTCTATTGCAAGAGCGAGGTATATTCTTCACGGCAGCGCCAGGCTGTAACAAGGTAGGCGTGGCTGAATATGTGTTCAGTGTGATGATGGTTTTAGCGCAGCAGCAAGGCTTTTCCGTGTTTGATAAGACGGTAGGTATTGTTGGCGCAGGACAAGTCGGCAGCTATTTAGCGCAATGCTTGCAAGGTATCGGCATTAACGTATTAATTAACGATCCACCGAAGCAACAAGCTGGTGACACGCGTAAGTTTACACCGCTACCAGAACTATTAGAGCAGGCAGACATTATTACGTTGCACACGCCAATTACGCGCGAAGGTGAGCATTCGACGCATCACCTGATTGATGACAGCGTGTTGAAACAACTGCGCAGTGATCAGATATTGATTAACGCGGCTCGCGGCCCAATTGTTGATAATCAGGCGCTCAAAGCAAGATTGGCGAAACAGGATGGCTTTACTGCTGCATTGGATGTATTTGAGTTTGAACCGCAGGTCGATATGGAACTGCTACCTTACCTGGCTTTTGCCACACCTCATGTTGCAGGCTACGGTTTAGAGGGTAAAGCACGTGGCACCACGATGATATTTAACGCCTATTGCGAGTTTCTTCAACGCGAAAATCGTGCCTATGCAGCAGACTTATTGCCGATTGCACCGACGCCGAAGGTACAGCTTGATCGTGCATGGGATGAAGCAACGCTGCACAATTTGACTCAAATCATCTATGATGTGCGCAAAGACGATAGCTTGTTCCGTCGAGAGATTGCCAAACCGGGCGCTTTTGACCAGATGCGTAAGCAGTATTGGGATCGACGAGAGTACAGTGCTATTACCCTTAGCGGGGATGAAACGTGCAATTTAGCACCGTTAAGTAAATTAGGCTTTCAAATCGAGGTAAGAAAATGAGTCAACAATTCAACGTAGCTGTTCTAGGCGCAACGGGCGCAGTGGGTGAAACCATTCTAGAAGTGCTGCAAGAGCGCAAGTTTCCTGTTGGTGACATTTTTCTTTTAGCGAGTGAGCGCAGTGCAGGCAAATCTTATCGCTTTAACGGTAAGTCTGTGATTGTGCAAAATGTGGAAGAGTTCGATTGGTCTCAGGCACATATTGGCCTGTTCTCTGCGGGTGGTGATCTATCAGAGAAATGGGCACCTATCGCCGCTGATGCAGGCGTTGTTGTCATTGATAACACCTCACACTTCCGTTATGAATATGATGTGCCGCTTGTTGTACCAGAAGTTAACCCTGAAGCGATCGCAGAGTTTCGTAACCGCAATATCATTGCAAACCCAAATTGCTCGACGATTCAGATGCTTGTGGCTCTAAAACCGATTCATGATGCGGTTGGCATCGAGCGCATTAACGTTTCGACCTACCAGTCTGTGTCTGGTGCAGGTAAAGCGGGTATTGATGAGCTAGCGGGTCAAACGGCGCACCTTCTTAATGGCCGTCCAGCAGAGCCAGAGCAATTTGCTCAGCAAATTGCGTTTAACTGCATTCCACAAATCGACAAGTTTATGGAAAACGGCTACACCAAAGAAGAGATGAAAATGGTGTGGGAGACGCAAAAAATCTTTAATGATCCATCAATTACGGTGAACCCAACCTGTGTTCGTGTACCGGTATTTTATGGTCATGCTGAAGCGGTTCATTTAGAGACACGCGCACCGATTGATGCACAAGAAGTGGCGCAGTTATTAGAGCAAACCGAGGGTATCGAAGTATTCTATGGCGAAGACTTCCCAACTCAAGTTCGTGACTCGGGTGGTAAAGATCACGTCATGGTTGGTCGTATTCGTAACGACATCAGTCATCACAGTGGCATCAACTTGTGGGTTGTTGCTGACAACGTACGCAAGGGCGCAGCGACGAATGCGGTGCAAATTGCTGAAGTTCTAATTCGCGATTACTACTAGTGTTATAAACTTGAATGAAATATAACTTTAATCAATATTGATGCGGTTTTAAGCAAGAGGGCTCACGGATGTGGGCCCTTTTTTGTGAGTTTCATGCGATAATCCCTCTTAAGCGGCATTTTTTGTCATTTCCACTATAGTTTTGCCCCCATTATCCGATATATTTAGAAGTTAAAATTCTGATAATGCCTTTTACTGAGCTTTTTATGCGCCTTTATTTTCAACGTCTCTGTTTACCACTATTGCTGGTGATTGCCACAGGGGCTTCATACGTCAGTGCAGACACAATTCGTGTCAAAGGTCCTAATGGTGAGGTGTTGAATGCGCCTCAGTATTCTCAACCGATCTCTCGCAATACCCCAATTTCAGAGCCGTCTCGTTTTTACGGTCCAGTTGGCGAAGAAGAGACACTTTGGCAGATCGCATCACGTTTTCGCCCTAATAATCGGGTGACGACTCAGCAGATGCTGTTGGCTATCTATCAAGTTAACCCAAGCGCATTTGAAGATCAGAATATTCATAGTCTTATTCCTGGTAGTAACCTGAGAATTCCTTCTTCAGCGCAAGTTCAGAGTGTCACGACTGAGCAAGCGGTAAGAGTCATGGCAACGCACCAAGCTCGCCTACAGCCAACGCCTGTGCCTGTTACACCAAGCCCTCAGCCAGAGCCAGAACCAAAGCCTCAACCGGTTGTATCAGCGCCAGTTGAAGTGACCACTCAACCAGAGTTACCTAAGCTAAGCTCAGGAGTGACAACAGAGGCAACTTCTCCTTCAACACCTACGCCATCTGAGTCTGAAATCAAACAAGAGCCACAAGAGGTCTCTCGTCTCAAACAAGAGCTTGAAGTCTCGGAGTCGGAGCTGCTGGCTTTAGAGGAGCGAAATCATCAGCTACGTTTGATGCTCTCTGATGTTCAAAATGAACTTGGCTCACTGCGTGAAGAAGTGACGGATGAGCAACGTATTCGCAATGAAGTTGAAAAGATGCTTCAGGCGGAGCGTGAGCGACTGGCAGACGAACAGCGCCTTAAACCATCCCTAGTTGACCAATTGGCAGCATCACCTTGGTTTCTGGCTCTACTCGCGAGTATTCCAGGGTTGCTGATCGTATTGATTGTTGTTGCACTGTTTAACCGTCGTGGAGCAGACAAAGAAGAGGCGAAACAAGAAGAAACCGAGGCAGAGCCACAGTTACTCGCAGCAACAGATGAGCTACCGAGTCTTGAAAGTGATGAATTAGACGATGATCTGCTGTTGGGTGATGACCTGTTTGATGATGATAGTTTGTTGTCTGATGAGGATGATAACGAACAAGAGTCACAGCAAGAGGATGTCTTCGCCGACCTTTCGGATGACGATAATCTAGACCTCAACTTAGACGATGATGAAGGTCTATTTGATGCCTTAGATGACAGTGATATTGATGCTGAGCTCGATGACATTGCAATGAGCAGTAACGGCATCAGTGTCAGTGCGGATGACAAAGCGCTGGGTCTTGAAGAGATGGAGCGTGCTCTGGATCAGGCAAGTCTCGACGAGGATAGTGAAGACAGTTTTGATCTTTCGGATGACGATGATCTTAATGAGTTGCTATCTGGTGATGATGCGCTTGAAGGTGAAAGCCTTGATCAAAGCATGCTTGATGAACTGCTATTTGACATGGACAGTGCCGATGAACAAGAGGCTACGCCATCATTAGAAGACGAGCTTGGATTAGACGTTAACCCGCCGCAAGCAGAGCAAGAAAGCAGTGTGTCGGATTTCGCCTTAGATGATGATCAAGAAGACTTCGACCTCAATGACAGTACAGACCTTCTGGAAGACTATCTAGACCTTGATGAAAAGAGCCCAACCAGTGCCGCTTTAACTGAGGATAGTGTCGACCTGCTAGATGAGTTAATGGATTCTTCCCATGATGATTTCGATCTTTCCGACTCTGAGCAGATGCTAGATGAGCTGCTAACGGATGACGATGAACAACCGTCAGCTGAATCAAGTGATGACTTGTCTGATGGTACTGAGCTTTTTGATGAGCTATTAGAGATTGAGCAGTCTTCGTTGAGTTCAGAACAAGATGACGCTGATTTGTCTGTCGACCCAGATGACCTGTTAGCAGAACTTGGTTTGGACAACGATATTCCAGAGCAGAAGCCAGCACAAGATGAACTCAACTCGGCACTAGACGAATTATTCGACCTTGATACGCTCATGCCAGAGCCAGAGCCAGAGCCAGAGCCAGAGCCAGAGCCAGAGCCAGAGCCAGAGCCAGAGCCAGAGCCAGAGCCAGAGCCAGAGCAACCTTTCAATCGAGAAACTTTTGTCGATGACATCGATTCAATTTCATTGGATGACGATCCACTGTTAAACGGTGGCGACTGGCATAGCTTGTCGGAACAAGAAGAGGTTGCGACAGATGAGCCTACTGAATCAGCATCGGTTGAAGGTAATGAGTTTGGTATTCCTCAAGATGAGGATTGGTTAGTTGAGCCTGAAGACAATACGGAAACCTTAGTTTCAGAGCCACAAGCGCAAGATGATCCTGTTGAGCTTGATGCAGACCTGTTCCCAGAGTTTACTGAAGAAGACGCGGCAGCCTCGTTTGATGAGTCGTCTGAGCCAGAGCCAGCTTCAGAGCCGCAAGCCCAAGAAGAGCCTGTCGAGCTTGATGCAGACCTATTCCCAGAGTTTACGGAAGAAGATGCCGCAGCCTCGTTTGATGAGTCGTCTGAGCCAGAGCCAGCTTCAGAGCCGCAAGCCCAAGAAGAGCCTGTCGAGCTTGATGCAGATCTGTTCCCAGAGTTTACCGAAGAAGATGCCGCAGCCTCGTTTGATGAGCCGTCTGAGCCAGAGCCAGTTTCAGAGCCGCAAGGTCAAGATGAGCCTGTTGAGCTTGATGCAGATCTGTTCCCAGAGTTTACGGAAGAAGACGCAGCTGCCTCGTTTGATGCGCCAGCTGAGCCAGAGCCAGTTATAGAGCCGCAAGGTCAAGATGAGCCTGTCGAGCTTGACGCAGACCTGTTTCCAGAGTTTACGGAAGAAGACGCAGCTGCCTCGTTTGATGCGCCAGTTGAGCCAGAGCCTGTTTCAGAGCCGCAAGGTCAAGATGAGCCTGTCGAGCTTGATGCAGACCTGTTCCCAGAGTTTACCGAAGAAGATGCGGCAGCCTCGTTTGATGCGCCATCTGAGCCAGAGCCAGTTATAGAGCAGCAAGGTCAAGACGAGTCTGTCGAGCTTGATGCAGATCTGTTCCCAGAGTTTACGGAAGAAGATGCGGTAGCCCCGTTTGATGGGCCGTCTGAGCCAGAGCCAACTTCAGAGCCGCAAGGTCAAGATGAGCCTGTCGAGCTTGATGCAGACCTGTTCCCAGAGTTTACGGAAGAAGATGCCGCAGCCTCATTTGATGAGTCATCGGAGCCAGAAAAAGCGTCAGATCTACAACCGCGAGATGAATCGGTTGCTGCACAAGATGAACAGCCTCTTGAGTTTACCGAAGATAAATCGAGTGCATCGCCTGAGCCAGAGAATAATCAGGAGCCGGTATCGAAGCCGTCTGATTTTATCGACCCTTCGATGGCGATAGACCCAGAGCAAGCGGATGAACAAGATGCACTGTTTGACCTTTTCCAAACTGGAGAGGTCTCTAGTGAGAAAGCGCAAAGTCTTGATGAAGACGTACTTAATGACTGGTTAGATGAATCGAATGATTCTGTTAGTTTTGATCAATCCATGTTCTCTCCCGATAAAGCTGACAGTGCTGGGATGGATATTGATTCAATGCTCGAAATGGGCGGGGAAGACTGGGATGGTTTCCAACGCAGTGATGACAGCCTACAAGAGATCCCAGAGGATGAGCAGCAGGTTTGGAGTGAAGACAACAAACCTGCACAGGCACAATTGGCTGATGATGATTGGTCACAGCAACAAGATTTTAACCCCAAAGATGCCCAGTATAAAACCATTGAGGAGTTGATGGCGGAAGTGGATGGAGAGGCGCAACTCGATCCTGAAGAGGAGGAGCTGAACCTCAACGTGGGTCTTGATGAGTTTCCTGATGTGATTGGCAACGTTGATTTCGAAGATGTGGATGTGAACTCAGAAGCCTCTGGGAAAATTGACCTCGCTAAAATCTATTTAGAGATGAACGATTCACAAGGTGCGATTAAACTATTGGAAGAGGCGATAGTGGATGGCAATGACGAAGTTCGCCGTGAAGCAAAAAACCTAATCGATAGAATTCGCGGCTAGCACTGACCAGAATCGCGTGAAAAGCCATCCAATGACGTAAGCTGTTGGGTGGCTTTTGTTATTCTGGCAACTTAAATTGACTTGGGTATAATTCCCGACCCAAAGCACAAAACGAGAAGATCATGAGAATAGCGTTAGGTATTGAATACGATGGTGCCAAGTATTACGGATGGCAGCGCCAACGTGATGTAAAAAGTGTCCAAGAGTGTTTGGAAAAAGCACTGAGCAAAATTGCCAATCATCCTGTTGAAGTCCAATGCGCTGGTCGAACTGATGCTGGTGTTCACGGCACTGGCCAAGTTGTTCACTTTGATACGACTTCAGTGCGTAAGATGGCCGCTTGGACTATGGGTGTGAATACGAACATGCCGAAAGACATCGCTGTGCGCTGGGCTAAAGAAGTGCCGGATACCTTCCATGCGCGTTTCACCGCAACGGCGCGACGTTACCGCTATGTAATTTTTAACTCGCCTTATCGTGGCGGAATTTTGTCTCACGGTGTGAGTCATTACCACGGTGAGCTCGATGTTGCCAAAATGCAGGAAGCTGGACAATACCTACTAGGCGAAAATGATTTCACTTCGTTTCGTGCGGTTCACTGCCAGTCGAATAGCCCGTGGCGCAACATGATGCATCTTAATGTCACACGTCATGGTCAATATGTGGTGATTGATATTAAAGCGAACGCCTTTGTCCATCATATGGTACGTAATATTACAGGGTCATTGATCACGGTTGGGCGTGGTGAACAGAAACCAGAGTGGATCAAGTGGCTTTTAGAGGCGAAAGATCGCAAATTAGCCTCTGCCACTGCTAAAGCCGAAGGCTTATATTTGGTCGACGTTGATTACCCGCAAGAGTTTGAGTTGCCAAGACTGCCATTAGGGCCACTATTTTTGCCAGAGAATTTGAACTAAACCAACAAAATCACGACATTTATCGGAAAAATCACCGATTTTAGACGATGATTAATGTGGACAGTTAAGTCACGTGTCGCAATTGTCGTTAGGGCGTTTATGTGGCGAATGTCCCGTAAGTTGTGATGTTATGGAACCAACTGTTCGGTGATGGGTCGTAACTTCGTCGAGAAAGCGATTAGATTGTAAGCAAGCAGGTAAGTGGGAAAATAGGTACAACCAGTTTTTTGTCCACAGCTGGCACTTAATGTGCTTTAATCCCTCGGCATATTTTAAGAATTGACTATTTCTGCAAGGTTGCGGAAATAAAAGAGAAAAGGTCCTCCATGAGTTGGCTCGAAAAGATTTTAGACAAAACCAATATTGTTAGCTCACGTAAAGCGTCTATCCCAGAAGGGGTATGGACCAAGTGTACGTCGTGCGAACAAGTCCTGTATCACGCAGAGTTAGAGCGTAACCTTGAGGTGTGTCCTAAGTGTGACCACCACATGCGTATGAACGCTCGCAAGCGTTTAGAGACATTCCTAGACGAAGGTAATCGTGAGGAGCTGGCGACAGATCTAGAGCCGACCGATAAGCTGAAGTTCAAAGATTCAAAACGCTATAAAGATCGTATCTCAGCAGCGCAAAAAGCCAGTGGTGAGAAAGATGCGCTGGTGGTGATGAAAGGTGAACTATTAGGCATGCCGCTTGTGGCGTGTGCTTTTGAGTTCTCTTTCATGGGTGGCTCTATGGGTTCAGTTGTTGGCGCGCGCTTCGTTAAAGCGGTAGAAGCTGCGATTGAAAACGAGTGTGGCCTAGTCTGCTTCTCAGCAAGTGGTGGTGCACGTATGCAAGAGGCGTTAATGTCGCTGATGCAAATGGCAAAAACCAGTGCCGCACTTGAGCGTCTGTCTGCAAAAGGCTTACCGTATATTTCTGTAATGACGGACCCAACCATGGGTGGCGTTTCTGCAAGTCTAGCAATGCTAGGTGATGTAAACATCGGTGAGCCAAACGCACTGATTGGCTTTGCTGGTCGTCGTGTTATTGAACAGACCGTACGTGAAGACCTACCAGAAGGCTTCCAGCGTAGTGAGTTCCTGTTGGAGCACGGCGCTATCGATATGATTGTTGATCGTCGCGAGATGCGTCAACGAGTTGGTGGTTTGATTGCCAAATTAACCAACACAACATCGCCTCTTGTTGTTTCTGTGGATGAATCTCCAGCAGAAGCACCTTATGAAGTACCAGAAGCCGAAGAAAAAGGGTAAAGTAGAGCTAATTCAAACCACTATCTTGGTTGACATTAGATGACCCAACAAACGATTCCTCAAGCCACATCGCCTCTTTCGGTGTGGCTTGATTATTTAACCAATATTCATACCTCTGCGATAGACCTTGGCCTCGACCGAGTGTCAGCTGTTTGCCAAACAGCAAATCTTACTAAACCTGCCCCAAAAGTCATTACTGTCGCTGGTACCAACGGCAAAGGTTCTACTTGTGCGCTGATGGAAGCGATTCTGCTTGATGCTGGTTACTCTGTCGGTGTTTATAGCTCTCCCCACCTGATTCGATACAACGAACGTGTGCGCATTAATGGACAAGACCTGCCAGATGCCGAGCACAGTCGTGCCTTTGCACATATCGACCAGCAGCGTGGCGACACGAGTTTAAGCTTTTTTGAGTTCGGTACACTGGCCTCTCTTTACCTATTTAAGCAACACCAAGTTGATGTTGTGCTTCTAGAGGTTGGCCTCGGTGGACGCTTAGATGCCACCAACGTTGTCGAGCATGATGTCTCGGTGATTACGAGTTTAGCCGTTGACCACGTTGATTGGTTGGGGGATGACATTAATGTCATTGGCTTTGAAAAGGCGGGTATTTTCCGTTCTGATAAGCCGGCGGTGTGCGGCCAACCGAAAGCACCCGCGACGGTGGCAGGTCATGCCGATGACATTGGCGCCAAACTGCACCAAGTGGGTATCCAATACGACTACTCGCTAGAGGGCAGTGGTCAAACATGGCGCTGGAATAGCGGATCATTTAGCCTAGATACTCTACCTATTCCAACACTGCCATTGGCGAACGCAGCAACAGCGATTATGGCATTAGGATGTGCCGAGCTGGACATTAGCGATGTCAATATTGTGAAAGGATTAGAGCAGGCAACATTGCCGGGGCGTATGCAGCTCAAGGGTAATAAGCCCAAAGTGCTGTTAGATGTGGCGCACAATCCGCATTCAGCAGAGTATTTAGTTGAACAACTCAAGCAACACTATCCGAATCAAACCATTCATACTGTGGTCGCGATGCTACACGACAAAGATATTGCGGCCACTCTTGAAGTGTTAGGGCAATTGCCAACACATTGGTATCCGGCTTCCTTAACCGGCCCGAGAGCGGCACAGGCGAGTGAACTTAGCCAGCATTTACCAGATGTGTTTAAAGACTACTCGACGCCTGTAGAAGCTTATCAAGCCGCCCTCGAGCAAGCGCAACAGGATGATTTAGTCTTGGTTGTTGGCTCCTTCCATACGGTGGGAGAAGTGTTACAGCATATCGAATCACAAGGAGCCTAAATGGTTAGTAAGTTTCAAAGCCGCTTAGTGGGAACCATCATACTTGTCGCGGTGGGTATTATTGTCTTACCTGACTTGTTTGATGGTAAGAAGTTGCATTACAAGGAAGAGGTAGCGAGCATTCCTCTCAAGCCGCTGGTTGATGAAAACCCAGAGGTCTTCGAGATTCTTGAGCCTGTTGTCGATGAAGTATCATTGCCAGATGCCCCTGTTGAAGCGACGATCGATGAGAATGAACCACAGCAAGCAATAGTCACTGACGCTGAGCCAATCGAAGTGACTCCAGAACCTGAAGTGGTGGATGTTATCGTGAATGAAGTGCCTGAGCGCAATCAATACCAAGACTCTGCATGGATCATTCAATTGGTGGCACTGAAGAACAAAGATAATGCGATTAACTTGGTCAAAGACCTACAAAATCGTGGCTATCAAGCTCACACCAAAGAAGAAAATGGATTTACTCGTGTGATCATCGGTCCAGATGTTTCAAAAAGTAAGCTAGAGAAGCAAGTGACAGAGTTGGAGAAAATTACCGGCTCAAAAGGTCAATTGCTTAAATTTAAACCACTAAACCCATAAGAAAACGTTTGCGTCAG
Protein-coding sequences here:
- the mnmC gene encoding bifunctional tRNA (5-methylaminomethyl-2-thiouridine)(34)-methyltransferase MnmD/FAD-dependent 5-carboxymethylaminomethyl-2-thiouridine(34) oxidoreductase MnmC → MTSITNAQLGWNEAGTPVSDHFDDVYFSNVNGLEETRYVFIEQNHLPTRWQSCEQRRFVVAETGFGTGLNFLATWQAFEQFRAKHPESAVKELHFISFEKFPVKLDDLIKAHQAWPELAQYAAQLQAHYPIAVPECHRIVLADGAITLDLWFGDIKDCMPLVPTTQHGIVDAWFLDGFAPSKNPEMWNQTLFNGMANLAKAHATCATFTAAGFVRRGLIEAGFSMKKVKGFGTKREMLAGSFEARNQPGNTQPWFHYQGASTTDAGLDIALIGGGIASATLAKSLTRRGAKVTLYCKDECPAQAASGNRQGAVYPLLNGTHEGVSRVFAPAFLYARQFAQQMANEFHFDHDWCGVTQLIWDETAKQKLEKTVQGQFDSQLIRALDPQQTNQQVGANVDMESVFYPLGGWLSPAQLTQGIIHQLEAQGKLSVKFNTHITDIEKSDAGWELHSQQQRFSHKVVIIANGNEFDQLNVTQELPLGQVKGQVSHVPTTTELSKIKTVLCYDGYMTPVNPNNQHHCIGASYDRTHLDTEYDENAQQDNRQKLINCIPDQDWPNLVDVSQGDSRQGIRCVSRDHLPFVGNIAQLESVKAQYQNLHLVSEQDAQELEVPQDLFCMLGLGSRGLCSAPLMAEVLASQIYHDPIPLPVDLLQAIHPARMWVRKLRKGKALNQ
- the fabB gene encoding beta-ketoacyl-ACP synthase I; this encodes MKRVVITGMGIVSSIGNNVEEVLASLKAGKSGITASEQFKEQGLRSQVWGNLKMNPAEHIDRKKMRFMGDAAAYAYLSMEQAIADSGLTDEQVSNERTGIVAGSGGASSLNQVAAVDILREKGVKRVGPYMVPRTMASTVSACLATPFKIRGVNYSMSSACATSAHCIGHAMELIQLGKQDVVFAGGGEELDWSLTMMFDAMGALSTKYNDNPEQASRTYDANRDGFVISGGGGMLVVEELEHALARGAKIYGEIVGYGATSDGYDMVAPSGEGAIRCMKMAMQEVDGVDYVNTHGTSTPVGDVKELGAIQEVFGGNSPAISATKAMTGHALGAAGVHEAIYSTLMLEHGFIAPSINVEQLDEAAEGLDIVTQAREAELTTVMSNSFGFGGTNATLVIKKYQG
- a CDS encoding 4-phosphoerythronate dehydrogenase; this encodes MKIIVDENMPYAEALFSQIGDVVLMPGRDLCADDLVDADALMIRSVTKVNAELVAKADKLKFVGTATAGMDHVDQALLQERGIFFTAAPGCNKVGVAEYVFSVMMVLAQQQGFSVFDKTVGIVGAGQVGSYLAQCLQGIGINVLINDPPKQQAGDTRKFTPLPELLEQADIITLHTPITREGEHSTHHLIDDSVLKQLRSDQILINAARGPIVDNQALKARLAKQDGFTAALDVFEFEPQVDMELLPYLAFATPHVAGYGLEGKARGTTMIFNAYCEFLQRENRAYAADLLPIAPTPKVQLDRAWDEATLHNLTQIIYDVRKDDSLFRREIAKPGAFDQMRKQYWDRREYSAITLSGDETCNLAPLSKLGFQIEVRK
- a CDS encoding aspartate-semialdehyde dehydrogenase; the protein is MSQQFNVAVLGATGAVGETILEVLQERKFPVGDIFLLASERSAGKSYRFNGKSVIVQNVEEFDWSQAHIGLFSAGGDLSEKWAPIAADAGVVVIDNTSHFRYEYDVPLVVPEVNPEAIAEFRNRNIIANPNCSTIQMLVALKPIHDAVGIERINVSTYQSVSGAGKAGIDELAGQTAHLLNGRPAEPEQFAQQIAFNCIPQIDKFMENGYTKEEMKMVWETQKIFNDPSITVNPTCVRVPVFYGHAEAVHLETRAPIDAQEVAQLLEQTEGIEVFYGEDFPTQVRDSGGKDHVMVGRIRNDISHHSGINLWVVADNVRKGAATNAVQIAEVLIRDYY